The Candidatus Celerinatantimonas neptuna DNA segment CGCCTTAAATTTTTCTACCATATCCTTATCAATTTCCTTGATGAGATTAGGTGACAAGCCCAGATGTTTGGCCTCATGACTAAACGAGCGTGTTGTTTCAAATATTTCCTCAGCCATAACCATGATCGCTTTCTTTGAAGACAACCCCGACTGAGCAGCTAACTGGTCTAGTGCGCTCTTTGGCGTTCGACCATTACCACCAAATGCCGTCATATGCTCTTTGTAAGGGTTGGGGCTATAAACAATGTCGTAGAAAGGCGATAGCGTCCAGTTATCGGTGTCACTGGCAAGGAAACTGAAGTTCTTACTGTGATCATCTTGGTTAACCGTTAGGTAATTAAACATGCAGCGCTTAATGAGCTTCTGAGACTCAGTGACACTACACATGATGCGCGCAGCTTTAACTAAATCCACATAGTCCATAGAAGGCTCTCGAAACGGTGCATCTAACAACCCGCACGCAGAAATCATATGGATTCGACCGCCTTGCTCGGTGCAATCAAATCGTTCCTGCTCTAGCCAAAATCGTCCATTACCCGCATCAATTAAATCAAAGTTAGGAACCTCAATGCCGACATTACGGGCCATCTGCATGTAGCAATATTCGACTAATGATTCAGAGTGCTTCAAGTCAAACTTTTCAGATGTCAGCTTTACGATAAGTTTTGTTCCTAGTGCGTCATCTAATGTTGAATATTGCCCATTCGATAAACGTGTAACGTTCATTTTGGGTCTAGCACCACCCGATCCGCCAGTATTCATCAAGTGCTCAAGCAAAGCAGACTCGGTGCCTTCAAACTCTTCAATCGCAGCTCGGCCAAGGGTAATGATATCAATTGACTCCTTGGACTCATCAAGTAAATCTAATTCAGGCTCATAGCTCAACGCCCCCATACATCTGTCACCTAGGTAAGCCAAACGCTCTAGGGCGGTAACTTCCTTTGGGTTATGATCGTTCTGTCTAAATACACGATCCATGAGATAAAGACCCCAACCATCAGGGAGACTATCTCCAAAAACCCCATGAATGCCGTAATGCGGTTCTCTAGGTGCAACTTGCAGGCTTGTATCAGCTTTTAAATTGAACGGAGCCAGAGAGGTTGAGTGAGCGCCTAAATAAGCCTCATCAAATTGAAAGAAGCTTTGCTTACTATTTTCAACGAGCTTGCCGACAAGTACCCTTTCACCTGTGCTAAGCGTTCGTTTTACGGTTAGGGCTGATTTAAGCATGTCGAAGCACATCCTCTATTGATTTAAATTCAGGCTCAGACGACTTTGTCAGCTCTTTCACTTTTTTCAAGTCACCGACTGTCTCATAAAGCATGAGGAACTGACGCAATGAGATGTTGCCAGATGACTCAAACTTTCGGATCGTCGCGTAAGGCACGCCAGAGAGATCGGCCATCTTCTGAACACTGAGTTTATTTTTTTTCCGAGCGGACTTGATAAACTCTTTGAGATCCATTTGCAAATCATAAGCGGTATAAAGAGATAACATACATGTCTCTCAAGTTGCTACTATGGTATCGATTATAGCACCAATTATGGTTTTATTGCCATTATTGTAGCAAATATAAAGTAATGACAATCATTGCTTCATTAAAATGAATGACATAAAAACCATCACTGTGACGGTATATTATTATTACTATAATAACAAATTAATGAGTTATTTGCCATTATAGTAACAGATTAAAAAATCAAGGCTGACATCCTTCAGCTATACGCGCTAGGAATGTAACCTTGAGTTAAGTTGAAAAACACCGGAAATGCCGCCTTATAAACTATATCTTTTAACTCACTGTTTTCAAATCAATCAGGCCACCCACCCAATGAACCCAGTTATATCAAGGGTTCATGATTATCTTTTTTTAAATTCCGAATGATTAACCGTTCTGTTTTTCTATTTGTATCTGATTTATTTATGGTTGCTGAGTTCTGGTTTTTGTTGAAATAGACTTTCATCCTGTTAGGTGTTACTGGGTAACTAATTGTTTTTATTATGGCTATGGGGTGGATGGCCTGAATTATTTGCCTCTGGAAGATATCACCGTTAAGGAGAAGTGATCGGAAACTGGCGACGTGTGCTCAAATCCTTTGGGCAGACGGCGCCAGTTGAACAAGCCGCAGGCGTGTTAGCATGCGTTGATGGATTTTTTCAAATTATCACCTAACTGCTTTGTGAAAATTTGAAATTTTGTCAATCAGTTGACTCCTGGTGTCTCGAATTTATCTTGTATAATCATGATGTTGCGTCGTAAGGTCACGATGTTTACTTAGCTGGTCAACGGTCTATCAAAGCAGTCATTAATTGGTTTTCTCAGCCCTGGGATTGTTTAACTTACATGGTTGCTGTAAATGGTACTGTTGACGACAAATTACGGGAAGGTCAGTACTTCGTGCGTCGCGGACGCGGCACGAAGTGCGCGCAGGCCGATAAGCACAACCACCACCATAACTAGCCCCGCGGCAATGGGTACGCCGAAGCCTGCCCGCGCGCCATAGACGTCGATGATTCGGCCCGAAATCGCGCTGCCGAGTGCTACACCAATGCTGATGCCTGTCGTCATCCACGTCAGTCCTTCGGTGAGCTTGGCCGGTGGGACAATGATGGTGCCGAGCTTCATGACGACGACCATGGTCGGCGCGAAGGACAGGCTTGCCACAAAGACCATTGCGGTCATGGTATAGACGTCCGGGGAGAGAATGGGCAATATGGCTGTTATTGCCGTGACCAGTATCCCAATAAGGAACTGTTTCTCAAGCGGTAAGGTAATCCTGAACGCGCCGAAGGCCAGGCCAGAGATCACCGAGCCGAGCGCGTAGGCAGCAAGGATAAAACTGGCGGCAGTTGGCCAATGTTGTGCGTTAGCGAAGGCCACGACGGCCACATCAATTGACCCACCAATTACGCCCATCGCCAGAAGCGCTAAAAAGATGATACGAAGGCTGGAGATGCGCAAGATTGAACTACCGCTCTCCGTGCTGCGGTTGACCACCTTCGGCTCAGCCTTTCTTTGCAAAAGAAAGGCTGTCATGCCAATAATCAGCAGCAAGACGGCAGCAAGGGGGCCGGCTTCGGCAAAGACGCTAGTGCTCAGGGCAATGGCCAGTACTGGGCCAACAATATAGGATAGTTCTGTTAAAGCGGTATCGAGGGAAAAGGCCGTGTGTAATTGCGGCTTGCCTCGGAAAAGCTCTGTCCAGCGCGCTCTGATCATGGCCGGCATGTTCGGCATTGTGCCAGCCAGTGCAGCGAGAATAAAAAGGAGTGGGGGTGATACGGTCATATAGGCAGCCATCAGCAGCGCCAGCAGCATGACAATGCTGAATGCGGTAATAACCGGTAGAACCCTGCTCTGACCGTGCCGGTCAACGAATTTTGACACGTGCGGGCCGATAAGCGCGTTTGCTAACGTAAATGTGGCTGCGACTGAGCCCGCCAGCCAATATAGACCACGCTGCTCCGCCAACATAGTAATGATGCCGATGCCGATCATCGCCTGGGGCATGCGGACAATAAAACTCGCGAACACCAATCCCATAACTCCGGGGGTTGTCAGCATTTCGCGGTAGGGATTAGCCATGTTATCTCCAATTTGTATTCGGGCGCTGGGTCGAGTCCTTCTGTACTGTCAAATTTTGCCAGCATTTAGGACGACGCTTAAATTTTTCCTATGGTTTTCTTTTGTAGAGCGATTTGTCACTACAACATTATGTTAATTGTATCCATTTCTGGATACATCCCCTGCTGCTTGCAGCGGGAGATGTTTAAATAGCTATGTTAAATGAGTAATGACAAATTTTGCGCTAGGCCCCCTTATGAGTAAGTGAACTGCGAGCAATGTTCACTCTCAATCACTATTCAGTTGCAACAGTGCGCGATTAAATGTCTCAGCCAGATGCTTACGATGGCCAACGTCAGTCATCATCGTCAGATGTTCACCGGGAATGGAAACAGAATGAATGTTTAAATCCGGTAATGCATCTTTCCACCCGCCGACTATATCAATCCGCGGCAGATTAACGTTCTTGCGATCGGTCGCGTAGAACTGATAGATTGGGATCTGAATCGGCAATCGTAACGGCTTATAACCATCCGCAAGTTGTGCAAAGTGATAAATCGCCCTCCATTTGGCGGTGTCCAGTAAGAGGTCTGCATTTGAATCATAGTCCCCTAGACCCTGTGCTTTTTTTATTAGTTCGTCAAATTCAGTATCATCAATATTCCTAATTAAAATATCTAATTTATGGCGCTCCGCTTCGGAAGTCATTGCTTTCGCATGTGCAGTAAAATCCAGCTTAATACTTTGATTTTTGTACGTTAATTTATGGGGTGCGGGTACATCAATGAAACCTAAAAACTCGACGTAGGCATCTTTACCCATAAGCAAATGGGTGATGGCATAAGCGAGTATCCCGCCGGAAGAATACCCGGCGATTCTATACGGCCCCTGAGGTTGGATTGCCTGGATTAAGGGAAGCATTCTCTCGGCCATAGCTTCCATCGTGGGGGTATAAGGTTCACCAATAGCCGACCATGGCAGCACGTAGATTGGGCAGCTAACGTGGAGATATTGCGCCAAGGAAATAACATATGAATAATCACCTAATCCCGAGGGAACAAAAAAGACAGCAATAATTTAAGCCACCCACGGCATGAACCCAGTGTTAGCAAGAATAATTTAGGCCATCCACCTCCTGAGCCCAGTTATATCAAGGGTTCATGATTTCCTTTTTTTAATCCTTTGAACATAACAGCCATTTAGTCTCGATTTTCGAACACAATACGAAGTCCCTGATGAAGGCCTGCCAGTCGGGCGATAAACAGGCCTGTACCCAGAAGAGTAAAGAGCTGGTTGCGTATGAAAAAAGTGTCGGAGACGACGATGTTGATGCACAGTTTCCGCAATATAGCCTTGGAGGATATGGCCTTTTAGGCATTGATAAATAATTTAGGCCATATATGGCTTAATTTTTGTAATTCCTGCTGTTGGTTATCAGTGTTCATGTTCTGCTCCTTGTGGCCGGTTGATTGATAATCTGGCTGACAATGTCAGACATGGTGTCCCCGAAAATATCCGGCTGCCGGTAGAGCGGGTTATAGGGAGAATGAAGCCGGTTGATATAAGCGGCTTTTAATCCGGCCGTTAGTGCTCCGTGAGTGTCCCAGTCGTGAGTGGACACAAGACGTAGCTGTGATTTAGGTGTTTGTAAAGTGTCGGCAATAAATTGGTAGGCAACCTGAGCTGGTTTAAATACGTTTCCTGCTTCTACCGATACGATGTCGTCAAATTCATTCATCAATCCGGCGTTGCGGATTTGGGCAGTAATCAAGGTGTGCGATGAATTGGAGAATGCTACGGTTTTATACCCCGAATGACGTAGTTCCGTTAGTGCCGCTTTGACGTCGCTATGTGGTTTCAGGCAAGAAAAACAGCCCAGTATGTCGGCTTTTGTTTTGTCTGATAATGGTATTCTCTGGCGGGATGCAAGCGTATTGAGCGTAATATCACCAAGCTCTGCAAAGTTTGTTTTTACACCAGACAGAACACACACAGTGGACGTGTGTAACAGCATTGCAAACCAGATATCGGCCATATTTTCATTGTGGAATGTTTTTTTAAATACCGGCTTTAAGGTATCGAGGCTGAGCACCGTCTCATTAATGTCAAACAGAATGGTTTCCCGGTTCATAAATCCTCACTTTTTTCTCTTTGTTTTTGTCACTGGTTGAATATCTATTGTGAGTCGTTACGATTGATTTAAAAATCAAAATATTTAGTACTAATAGTCCATAAAAATGGAAATATTATGAAGCGTCCTGAGTCC contains these protein-coding regions:
- the dehH2 gene encoding Haloacetate dehalogenase H-2; translated protein: MNRETILFDINETVLSLDTLKPVFKKTFHNENMADIWFAMLLHTSTVCVLSGVKTNFAELGDITLNTLASRQRIPLSDKTKADILGCFSCLKPHSDVKAALTELRHSGYKTVAFSNSSHTLITAQIRNAGLMNEFDDIVSVEAGNVFKPAQVAYQFIADTLQTPKSQLRLVSTHDWDTHGALTAGLKAAYINRLHSPYNPLYRQPDIFGDTMSDIVSQIINQPATRSRT